A single Pseudomonas sp. HN11 DNA region contains:
- a CDS encoding cobalamin-binding protein gives MIRHWLAVLLVFSAQALAAERVVSLAPSLSEIMVELGAADVLVGVLDGGDRPAALEHVPSVGHYGQLDMERLLSLKPDLILLWPGSVGPAQREQLQRLNIPVYVAEPHNLEQLTTQVQAIAEQLGRPEAGRQLAAQLRQRLAGLRQRYQRAEPLGVFYQVWNQPLYTVGGGQIISDALSVCGARNVFDDLKLPAPQVSIESVLQRDPEMILVGDQAQKDAWKVWPAMAGRVRLVPDKGLERPSGQMLEAVARLCQVIAPNK, from the coding sequence ATGATTCGTCACTGGCTGGCCGTGTTGCTGGTATTCAGTGCCCAAGCGCTGGCGGCCGAGCGTGTTGTGAGCCTAGCGCCGTCCCTCTCTGAAATCATGGTCGAACTGGGCGCAGCCGATGTGCTGGTGGGCGTACTCGACGGCGGTGATCGCCCGGCCGCCTTGGAACACGTGCCGTCAGTGGGGCATTACGGCCAATTGGACATGGAACGGCTGCTCAGCCTCAAACCCGATTTGATCCTGCTGTGGCCCGGCAGCGTGGGCCCGGCCCAGCGTGAGCAGTTGCAGCGGCTGAACATTCCGGTCTACGTCGCTGAACCCCATAATCTTGAACAGCTTACCACCCAGGTTCAGGCCATCGCCGAGCAATTGGGTCGTCCTGAGGCCGGTCGTCAATTGGCCGCGCAATTACGCCAACGCCTGGCCGGGCTACGCCAGCGCTATCAGCGCGCCGAACCATTGGGCGTGTTTTACCAAGTGTGGAACCAGCCGCTGTATACCGTGGGTGGCGGGCAGATCATCAGCGATGCGCTGAGTGTGTGCGGTGCGCGTAATGTGTTTGATGACCTCAAGCTGCCGGCGCCGCAGGTGAGCATTGAGTCGGTGTTGCAGCGTGACCCCGAGATGATCTTGGTGGGCGACCAGGCTCAGAAGGATGCGTGGAAGGTCTGGCCGGCGATGGCCGGACGGGTGCGGCTGGTGCCAGATAAAGGCCTGGAGCGGCCCAGCGGGCAGATGCTGGAAGCGGTGGCGCGGTTGTGTCAGGTGATTGCACCCAACAAGTGA
- a CDS encoding MFS transporter: MTRGQVKRRLSFNWWQYLALALLPLFVINLVFGQAESLLPVLAMPFFIAGVASMFLSLRYFNGYKHALIATSKALDTAEEPAAWITLAARRRTALLVAAVPAWIGALSVFVGLEAVPLFLLALSTVVLFYLYRIPRQLG; encoded by the coding sequence GTGACCCGTGGCCAGGTGAAACGGCGACTGTCCTTCAACTGGTGGCAGTACCTGGCCCTGGCGCTGCTCCCTCTGTTCGTGATCAACCTGGTGTTCGGCCAAGCCGAATCGCTGCTGCCAGTGCTGGCCATGCCATTCTTCATTGCCGGCGTGGCCTCGATGTTTCTCAGCCTGCGTTACTTCAACGGCTATAAACACGCGTTGATTGCCACTTCCAAAGCCCTCGATACCGCCGAAGAGCCGGCTGCCTGGATCACCCTGGCGGCGCGTCGTCGCACGGCGTTGCTGGTGGCCGCCGTACCGGCATGGATCGGGGCGTTGTCGGTATTCGTCGGTTTGGAGGCGGTGCCGCTGTTCCTGTTGGCGCTGTCGACCGTGGTGCTGTTCTACCTCTACCGCATTCCCCGTCAACTGGGATGA
- the ribA gene encoding GTP cyclohydrolase II, which produces MPVVFVAASKLPTPFATFTMNGFLEEATGREHVVLSLGDIADGVPVLGRVHSECLTGDALFSQRCDCGSQLEAAMRAIAREGRGVLLYLRQEGRGIGLMNKIRAYELQDGGADTVEANERLGFAADQRDYAICLPMLEHLGVKSLRLMTNNPRKVKALTDMGITVAERVPLHTGHNPHNKLYLATKASKLDHMMGNEHQGEVDRA; this is translated from the coding sequence GTGCCCGTCGTTTTCGTCGCCGCTTCCAAGCTGCCTACCCCTTTTGCCACGTTCACCATGAACGGCTTTCTCGAAGAAGCCACCGGGCGCGAGCACGTTGTACTGAGCCTGGGCGACATCGCTGATGGCGTGCCGGTGCTGGGTCGCGTGCATTCCGAATGCCTGACCGGCGACGCGTTGTTCAGCCAGCGTTGCGACTGCGGTTCGCAACTGGAAGCCGCGATGCGGGCCATCGCCCGTGAAGGCCGTGGCGTGTTGCTGTACCTGCGTCAGGAAGGCCGTGGCATTGGCCTGATGAACAAGATCCGCGCCTACGAGCTGCAAGATGGCGGCGCCGATACCGTCGAGGCCAACGAGCGCCTGGGCTTTGCCGCCGACCAGCGTGACTATGCGATCTGCCTGCCCATGCTGGAGCACCTGGGCGTCAAATCCCTGCGCCTGATGACCAACAATCCGCGCAAGGTCAAAGCCTTGACCGACATGGGCATCACCGTGGCCGAGCGCGTGCCGCTGCACACCGGGCACAACCCGCACAACAAGCTTTACCTGGCGACCAAGGCCAGCAAGCTCGACCACATGATGGGCAACGAGCATCAGGGCGAGGTCGACCGCGCGTGA
- a CDS encoding substrate-binding periplasmic protein, with amino-acid sequence MDVRRWLLIVLCSVAALVQAESPPVLGKIVLASEEWNDYTNKDGSGLAWDVLRQVFEPAGITLQTRSVPYTRSVGLAQRGEVDGWVGSYRDEAQGVLYPHWNFDSDHIYALGLANTPAPTVATLGNYRLAWVRGYKYEEYLPNVHRFNQIERRDGILPMLEHARADFYIDALTEAKYVLNQADDPSKFTLTHIAELALYVGFADNERGRALMAVFDQRMAALVKSGELKAVFDRWKQPYPF; translated from the coding sequence ATGGATGTGCGCCGCTGGCTGCTGATCGTGCTGTGTAGCGTCGCGGCGCTGGTACAGGCCGAGAGTCCTCCCGTTCTTGGCAAGATCGTGCTGGCCAGTGAAGAGTGGAACGACTACACCAACAAAGACGGCAGCGGCCTGGCCTGGGACGTGCTGCGCCAGGTGTTCGAACCCGCCGGGATCACGCTGCAGACGCGCTCGGTGCCCTATACCCGCTCGGTCGGCCTGGCCCAGCGCGGTGAAGTGGATGGCTGGGTGGGTTCCTATCGCGATGAAGCCCAGGGCGTGCTGTACCCCCACTGGAATTTTGACTCCGACCACATCTATGCCCTCGGTCTGGCCAATACGCCGGCGCCGACGGTGGCCACGCTGGGCAATTACCGCCTGGCCTGGGTGCGCGGCTACAAGTACGAGGAGTACTTGCCCAACGTGCACCGCTTCAATCAGATCGAGCGCCGCGACGGTATTTTACCGATGCTGGAACATGCGCGGGCCGACTTTTACATCGATGCGTTGACCGAGGCCAAGTACGTGCTAAATCAGGCGGATGACCCGTCGAAGTTCACACTGACCCACATCGCCGAACTTGCGCTGTACGTTGGGTTTGCCGATAACGAACGGGGCAGGGCCTTGATGGCTGTATTCGACCAGCGTATGGCGGCCCTGGTGAAAAGCGGCGAGTTAAAGGCAGTTTTCGACCGCTGGAAGCAGCCCTATCCCTTCTGA
- the thiL gene encoding thiamine-phosphate kinase: protein MGEFELIRNYFAAAPCAQGGEGIALGIGDDCALLALPAGEQLAISTDTLVAGVHFADPCDPFLLGQRSLAVAVSDLAAMGANPLAFTLALTTPTVDADWLQRYAQGLNLMAQNCGVGLVGGDTTRGPLTLTLTVFGRVPAGQALTRSGAQPGDLLCVGGELGNAAGALPLVLGQRSADAAIADPLLAHYWSPQPQLALGLALRGKATSAMDISDGLLADCGHIARASAVSLLVECQKLPMSAALLAFVGDDEARVAALSGGDDYVLAFTLPAAELAPLLACGWPIHVIGRVEAGRGVTLLDASGHDITPAIHGYQHFSATP from the coding sequence ATGGGTGAGTTTGAGCTGATCCGCAACTACTTCGCCGCCGCGCCCTGTGCGCAAGGCGGCGAAGGCATTGCCCTGGGGATCGGTGACGACTGTGCCCTGCTGGCGCTCCCTGCCGGGGAGCAGCTGGCGATCTCCACCGATACGCTGGTGGCCGGGGTGCATTTTGCCGACCCCTGTGACCCGTTCCTGCTCGGTCAGCGCTCGTTGGCCGTGGCGGTAAGCGACTTGGCCGCCATGGGCGCCAACCCCCTCGCCTTTACCCTTGCCCTGACCACACCGACGGTCGATGCCGATTGGCTGCAGCGCTATGCCCAGGGTTTGAACCTTATGGCGCAGAACTGTGGCGTGGGCCTGGTGGGCGGGGATACCACCCGTGGACCGTTGACCCTGACCCTGACCGTGTTTGGTCGTGTGCCCGCCGGGCAAGCCTTGACCCGCAGCGGTGCGCAGCCGGGTGACCTGCTGTGTGTTGGCGGCGAGCTGGGCAATGCTGCCGGCGCGCTGCCGTTGGTATTGGGCCAACGCAGCGCCGACGCGGCTATCGCTGACCCGCTGCTGGCCCATTATTGGTCACCGCAACCGCAGCTGGCGTTAGGCCTGGCACTGCGTGGCAAAGCTACATCGGCCATGGATATATCTGACGGGCTGTTGGCCGATTGCGGGCATATCGCCAGGGCATCGGCTGTCAGCCTGTTGGTCGAGTGCCAGAAACTGCCAATGTCTGCAGCCTTACTGGCGTTTGTCGGTGATGATGAGGCCCGGGTGGCCGCGCTCAGCGGAGGCGATGACTACGTGCTGGCATTCACGCTGCCAGCGGCCGAGTTGGCACCTTTGCTGGCGTGTGGATGGCCGATCCATGTGATCGGCCGGGTCGAGGCCGGGCGGGGTGTGACCCTGCTTGACGCCAGCGGGCATGACATCACTCCGGCCATTCATGGCTATCAACATTTCAGCGCGACGCCCTGA